Genomic DNA from Acuticoccus sp. MNP-M23:
TCCGGTCGCGGAACGGGGCGTTGGTGCGGTTCTGGTGCAGCGAGGCGTAATAATCGCGCGCGGTGCGGGCCATCGCGCGGACGATCCCGCCGGGAAAGATCACGATGCGAAAACCGAGCGCGGCGAGATTGTCGACATTGTCGTTGGGGGTCATCCCGCCTTCCACCATGTTCGCGATCAGCGGGCGCACCGGGGCCATTCTGGCGGCCACCGCAGCAAGATCCTCGCGCGATGCGGGGGCCTCGATGAAGAGAACATCGGCGCCGGCTTCCGCGTAGGCCTCGGCCCGGTCGATGGTGGCGGCCATTCCCTCCACCGCCAGAGCGTCGGAGCGGGCGACGATCAGCGTGTCTTCGCTGGCGCGCGCATCGGCGGCAGCCTTGATCTTGCCCACCATCTCTGCGGACGGGACGATGGACTTGTCGCGCAGGTGGCCGCAGCGTTTGGGAAAGGTCTGGTCCTCGAACTGGAGCGCGTTAGCGCCGGCCCGCTCGAACAGGCGCATGGTGCGCTGAACGTTGAGCGCATTGCCGTAGCCGGTATCGGCATCGACGATGAACGGCGTCTCCACCCGGTCGCGCACCTGCGCAATCACCTCGGCCACCTCGTTCATGGAGACGAGGCCGATGTCCGGCCGGCCAAGGCGCGTGTAGGCGATGTTGGCGCCGGAGAGGTACAGCATCTCGAAGCCGGTTGCCGCCGCGATGGAGGCGGTCAGCGGATCGCTGATCCCGGGTGCGAGGATCGGCCGGTCCTCGCGGATTCGCGCACGCAAATTCATGGAAAAATTCCTGTGTGTTGCGGCGGCGCCGAGCGCGTCAGGCCGGCGCTGCGCTTCTGCCTGCGGCATGGGGCTGGCCGTGCCGCGCTTGCTGCGCGCGTGCCATTGAAATGACCTGCGGTTCCAACCACTGTGCCGCAGGATTTGCGACGCGGGGCTGTCCCGGCCCGGGGCGCTTCATGCTGTATTCCGTCCGCCGAACGGCGCAGGCTTGGCGGCTGTGACAGGTCAATTCTCAAGCAGGTTCTCCGGCCGGGGCCAACCAGGCGGCATACGGTTAATGCAAGAACCTGTATCAAACGAGTGACAGGCTGGGTCAACCGCTCTATGCTTCGTCAGCATCTTTTCGCGCATGGGCGCACCATATCCGGCGCCCTTCCACCACAACGGACCACGGTCCAGCGGCCCGCCTCGCTCGCTGCCGGTTCTCGCCGTAAGGAACCTCGACGTTGACCCTCCTTGTGACAGGCGCCGGCGGTTTCGTCGGCCTCAACATTCTGGAAGCTGCCCTGAGCGCGGGGCAGACCGTGTGCGCGCTCAGTGACCGGCCGCTGTTCGCCCCTGCGCTGAAGGCATTTCAGAACCTTCCCGGTACGCTGGACGTGGTGACAGCCGACGTGCGCAACCAGAAGGCACTCACAGACGCCTTCGCCCGGCACGACGTGGCGCAGGTGATCCACGCCGCTGCCATCACGCTGGGGCCCGCGAGCACGCTGGCGCCGGCCGAAACGGTGATCGACGTGAACGTGGTCGGCACACAGAACGTGATGGATGCCGCCCGCGCCGCCGGTGTTTCGCGGTTCATCTATCCAAGCTCCGTGGCGGTTTACGGCCTGGCCCCGTTCAGGGCGCCGGTGACGGAGGAGACGCCGCCGGAGCCTGCCGGCCTCTACGGCTTCACCAAACTGGCCTGCGAGCGACTGGTGATGGCTGCACAGCGCAAGCACGGGCTGGATGTTGCCATCGGCCGGATTGTCGCGGTGTTCGGCCCCTGGGAGCACGATACCGGGGTGCGCGAGACGCTGAGCGCGCCGTTCCAGCTGGCCGGCCGTGCGCTGGACGGCCTTCCCGCCGGAATGCCGGAAGGCGGCGCGCGGGACTGGACGTCGAGCCGCGATGTCGCCCGCGCCCTTCTGACCCTTGCCACGGCGAGCGACCTGCCGCGCACGGTCTACAACATCAGCGCCAGCGAGATCTGGCATCCCCGCCTTCTGGCGGACGCGCTGTCGGAACGCACCGGCCAGCCGATCGACACGGCGCTGAAAGGCGGAACCTCGGACATCGCCTTCAACGACAACGTGGACGCGGTGCGCAACCCGGTGAGCGGCACGGCCCTCAGGGACGATTTCGGGTTTTCGTTCATGCCCGCAAGAGAAGCCGTCGCCGACTATGCAGATTGGGTCCTAAAATCAGGCCGTGCGGCTCTCGGTGCCCCAGCGGCCGGGTGAGCGCCGCAGCCGCCGGGCAGACGGCGGCACACAATAGCGGCGAACCGGGGGGAGCGCGGGTGCAGCAACGAACGCTTTTCGACAAGGTCTGGGATGCCCACGTCGTCACCACGCGTGAAGACGGGGCGAGCCTTTTGTGGATCGACCGCCATTTCGTGCACGAGGGATCGCACCACGCCTTCGCGCGGCTGAAGGAGCGCGGCGATCCTGTCGCCCGGCCGGACCTCACCTTCGGCGTTGCCGACCATTATGTGCCCACCGCCACCCGCAACCTGGCCAACGCCTCCCCCCAGGTGGCGGGCATGGTGGACAAGCTGAGCGCCAACACAGCCACGAGCAAGATCACCCTCTTCGGCCTCGACGACCGGCGGCAGGGAATTGTGCACGTCGTCGGCCCCGAGCAGGGCCTCACCCTCCCCGGCCTCACAATGGTCTGCGGTGACAGCCACACCTCCACCCACGGTGCGTTCGGCGCGCTGGCCTTCGGCATCGGCGCATCCGAAGTGGCACACGTCCTGACCACGCAGACGCTGTGGCAGAAGCGCCTGAAGACAATGCGCATCCGCGTCGACGGCAAGATGGCGCCCGGCACCAGCGCCAAGGATCTGGCGTTGACGATCATTGCCACCATCGGCGCCGATGGCGGCCGCGGTCACGCGCTGGAATATGCCGGAAGCACGGTTGCGGCGCTTTCCATGGAAGGCCGCCTCACCTTGTGCAACCTCTCCATCGAGAGCGGCGCGCGTTGCGGAATGGTGGCACCGGATGCAACCACCCTTGCCTACCTGAAGGGCCTCCCGTTTGCGCCGGAAGGCGCAGCCTTCGACGCCGCCAGCGCGGAGTGGCTCGCCCTTGCCACAGACGATGGCGCCGCCTTCGACAGCGAAATCGTGCTGGATGCGGCCGATATCGTCCCCGTGGTCACGTGGGGCGTCAGCCCGGAGGATGCGCTGCCTGTCACCGGCTCCGTTCCCGTGCCGGACCGGCTCGGCGACACCGGCCGCGCCAACCATGCGCGCGAGGCAATCGACTACATGGGTCTCACCGCCGGCCAGCCACTGACGGACATTGCGGTGGACCGCGTCTTCAT
This window encodes:
- a CDS encoding isocitrate lyase/PEP mutase family protein, yielding MNLRARIREDRPILAPGISDPLTASIAAATGFEMLYLSGANIAYTRLGRPDIGLVSMNEVAEVIAQVRDRVETPFIVDADTGYGNALNVQRTMRLFERAGANALQFEDQTFPKRCGHLRDKSIVPSAEMVGKIKAAADARASEDTLIVARSDALAVEGMAATIDRAEAYAEAGADVLFIEAPASREDLAAVAARMAPVRPLIANMVEGGMTPNDNVDNLAALGFRIVIFPGGIVRAMARTARDYYASLHQNRTNAPFRDRMFDFNGLNELIGTPEMIALGERYQAPRTEPAGEEGA
- a CDS encoding NAD(P)-dependent oxidoreductase; its protein translation is MTLLVTGAGGFVGLNILEAALSAGQTVCALSDRPLFAPALKAFQNLPGTLDVVTADVRNQKALTDAFARHDVAQVIHAAAITLGPASTLAPAETVIDVNVVGTQNVMDAARAAGVSRFIYPSSVAVYGLAPFRAPVTEETPPEPAGLYGFTKLACERLVMAAQRKHGLDVAIGRIVAVFGPWEHDTGVRETLSAPFQLAGRALDGLPAGMPEGGARDWTSSRDVARALLTLATASDLPRTVYNISASEIWHPRLLADALSERTGQPIDTALKGGTSDIAFNDNVDAVRNPVSGTALRDDFGFSFMPAREAVADYADWVLKSGRAALGAPAAG
- the leuC gene encoding 3-isopropylmalate dehydratase large subunit, with amino-acid sequence MQQRTLFDKVWDAHVVTTREDGASLLWIDRHFVHEGSHHAFARLKERGDPVARPDLTFGVADHYVPTATRNLANASPQVAGMVDKLSANTATSKITLFGLDDRRQGIVHVVGPEQGLTLPGLTMVCGDSHTSTHGAFGALAFGIGASEVAHVLTTQTLWQKRLKTMRIRVDGKMAPGTSAKDLALTIIATIGADGGRGHALEYAGSTVAALSMEGRLTLCNLSIESGARCGMVAPDATTLAYLKGLPFAPEGAAFDAASAEWLALATDDGAAFDSEIVLDAADIVPVVTWGVSPEDALPVTGSVPVPDRLGDTGRANHAREAIDYMGLTAGQPLTDIAVDRVFIGSCTNSRIEDLRAAAAVLAGRKARVPGIVSPGSTPVKRQAEEEGLAAIFTEAGLTWVESGCSMCVGMNGDIVAPGERCASTTNRNFKGRQGPGSRTHLMSPAMVAAAAVTGHLTDVRPMLAGRTTAGPAA